GCATGGCTGGATCACATGATAGTAACTTAACTTCTCCACAAGTCTCTGAAACCGGCCCGTTACCATTTGTCTCTCTCTTGGAGTTTGTGAGCGAAATTTATCAGgttaatttcaacaaaaacaCTTTTTAACTTTTCATGTTAGTGTGATTGAGATTTTATTTGTCCTTGGATAAATctatttttgaaataaattatttaataagaaacagcaatttcattaatgaaggaaaaaattatTACTCAGCTTAAGCCATTAAATTAATTGTTAGACAAACATGTGGACTCCATGTTGGCATGTGACactctttttccattttgagGACCTTTCCAATTTTACaccaattctttttttaatccaaatgACAGTGATTTGATGTGCTTGTCTTATTCTGTAATACAAGTACAATTGCTTAATTTCCTTAAGATGTTCTACAggttttattcaaataaatttgaagCGATGCTTCTTGTTCTCTTGTTTATCTTGCATCTTTCCAGTGTAATGTGTCTTCTTTCGTCTATATGAGTTGGACCTCATATTTGCTTTCTTTATGCATTTTTTTCCCCAGAAGGAACCAGAGCTGTTGTCTGGCAATGATGTCTTGTGGACATTTGTGAACTTTGCTGGAGAGGATCATACAAATTTTCAGACTCTTGTGGCCTTCTTGAATATGCTGAGTACCTTGGTATGAAGAACATGTTTCAGCTGGTTTAGAATCTTGATATATGAGGCATGCTTTGCAAGTGTGCAATTTCCTAATTTTCATGTTCTTATGTTCCTTTCAGGCATCTAGTGAAGAAGGTGCTTCAAAGGTTTTTGAGTTACTTCAGGGTAAAGTGTTCCGCTCTGTTGGGTGGAGCACTTTGTTTGACTGCTTATCAATTTATGATGAGAAATTTAAACAATCCCTTCAAATTGCGGGTGCTATGCTACCGGAATTCCCAGAAGGGGATGCAAAAGCACTTGTTGCTTATTTGAATGTTCTTCAAAAGGTTTTAGTGTGcttcatttttcaatttattcacctttcaattgatttcttttgttcttatttACCAGATGGTATATCATAGTTTTGTTTCTCAATTGCTGACAAGTTTTTGTTTACCATAACCTCATTGACTTGTATTTGACATTCATAATATAATTACCTACTCAACTTAATCTTTCAACAATTTTGATAATATTAAAGTAGACTGCTTATTACAACgaaaaaagagaatgaaaataCCAAGTGAAGTTGATTGTTCATTTTATATTCCATTGCTGTTTCTCATATATTCACTTTGTATTGGAGTGAACTTTACTTTTTTCTGGGAACTCAAATGATTTTGTAGATTCCTGGAAAATTCAGACCCTGCATTGCTCTAGAGCTTAGGAAAGGAGATGGTATATCTGTGCTAATATTCTGTATAGCTTATTGAATGAGACAGTATATCTGTGTGTGGATTAGTTGGAATTTAGTTCCAACTTCTTTTCAACTTGTTCACTAATATTTGACATTCTACATTTCTGTTCTTGGTATGTTAGACTTCTTAGTTTGTTCTTGATTCTCAAAAGATGCTCAAAAGATGTCTAGGATTTCATCTTTGTGTGCAAAAGCTGCAGTGCTTTCTGTGCTTATGGGTTAAAATATCTGATCTGGAGAAAATCCTTGTCAGAATGTATCAGCAGCAGAAAAATTCTATGACTTGTATGAATCTTGGTTGTTTCGTTTGTTTAGTTAATTACTACCTGTAGCCCACATGGCACGAACCTGCTATATTTTGTTAGGTTAGATGCCTTTTATCTCTCTAAGCAGACGCAATTGTACATTGCATTCTTCTTACTGGTTTTATGTGGAAAGGAATAACTTCTTTTTATGGTTCTTTGTACTGTGCTGCAGGTTGTGGAAAATGGAAATCACCTTGAAAGAAAGAACTGGTTTTCTGATATTGAGCCTCTATTCAAGCTCCTTGGTTATGAAAATGTCCCTCCTTATGTGAAGGTTGATGGCTGTATTTTAATGCTGCTTTGCTGAGGAGTATCCTAGTATACCATTTGTGACTTCTTTATTGATTGTTGGAAGCTTCAATTGAATTCTTTGTTGTTGATAAAGTACGTTGCTAACTGTTGCAGGGTGCTTTGCGTAATGCAATCACAACTTTTGTTCATGTCTCCCCTGTCCTAAAAGATACAGTTTGGAGTTATCTTGAGCAGTACGATCTACCTGTGGTTGTTGGATCTCATGCTGGGAAGAGTGCACAGCCCATGGCAACACAGGTTGGTTTTGGGTGGTCATATGTGGTAGTTAGgtgtcaaataaataaaacaaagccgtctttttaattgttttcctGACCCTGTCACGTTCCTTTATGAAACCTTTCCTTAGTTTTAGGGTAGTCTAAGGTTAGTTGGGATTTATTTGTCTTACATCTGAGTTTAAAGGGCCCAATATAGACACTTGTCAGATGCATAAAGTAAGCTTATACATATTTAACTCAACTTTGGTACCTGGTAGAATATAAGTATCAAAATAGGTAATGTCTAGTGGACTTCAAGTATTGGGCGTCTAAAAGGCATTAGGATttgttatttatattttacctCGTCTATTCCTTTATTGTCTGAATAAGCAAAGTTATTTATGTCCTCCAATAGGAAATTCGTGCAAACTCTTGTGGgataataaggaaaaaaatctCCATATATGTTTCTTAGCAATTTATTATCATAAATTTTGAAGTGTAGCTATGATGCGGATGTTGCAACTAATGTTTTTATGGGTCATGCATGTTGATCTTATGTTAAAGGGGTGTGAAGAGTAATTGGCATATGTATGCCTTAATTGTGTGACAGTTAATaaatgtgatatatatatgttgtcaTTTCCCTTGTGTGTATTATTATTGCTGTCAGTAAGACTAGAGGGTGTAGGTTGGTTTGGCGACATACTTCCAGAAGTTCTTTGGGTATAGTAACTAGTTACAAGGTAATTTACCAGTCctatatgtattttatatgTGAAAACTATCATGTCTTTTACAGGTATATGACATGCAATTTGAGTTGAATGAAATCGAAGCAAGGAGAGAACAATATCCTTCAACAATATCTTTCCTTAACCTGTTAAATACTCTTATTTCTGAAGAAAGAGACCTAAGTGATAGAGGGCGTAGGTTGGTTGCTGGTTTGTCTAATATTTCTTTGGattttttacttctttttcgGGAATGCTCACCCTATTGACGAGAGGTTTTTCCTGTTTGGCAGATTCATTGGCATCTTTAGGTTCATCTATGATCATGTTTTCAGGCCGTTCCCCCAAAGAGCCTATGCAAATCCTTGTGAGAAATGGCAGTTGGTTGTTGCTTGTCTTCAGCATTTTCATATGTATGTTAATCCTACGGTCCATGTCAGAagcttgtatttttttttaatggttttaTTGCATCTTATCTGCAAGGTTTCTTTCCACCAGATCCCCTGTTTACTGTCTTTTCTCAGTTTTTATTACCTGAACCAGGTCTATCTGTTTGGTATAATAGTgtaattttatactttttctGGTTTAATATCGGATTTTGAATGTCGAAAAATTTGGATCTTCGTGTGATTTACGATGCAGGATATTGAGTATGTATGACATCAATGAGGAGGACATCGACGTTGTTGCTGACCGTTCTCAGCTTTCAACAGTAACACAACCATCTCCACTCCAGATGCAGCTACCCATATTAGAGTTGCTAAAAGTTTGTGCTTATTCTTCCTTCTGTTCATTTGTTCTATTCAATTAATGTCATATCAAGCATATGCATGTTAAAATCTAATGATTGCGTTGTGTTTTATGTACTTTGATTAGTACAATTGTTGTTATTATTGTCATCTTGGTTTTGAAGGGATTTTCTGTTGATGTTGTGATTGCTTGATCCAACATAGAAAGACAATATTGTGCCCATTCTCtcataacaaaaattttgttACAGGATTTCATGAGCGGCAAAACTGTTTTCCGGAACATTATGGGTATTCTTTTGCCTGGAGTCAATACCATCATAACTGAACGGACAAATGAAGTGTATGGCCCACTTTTAGAAAAGGCTGTGCAACTCTCTTTGGAAATTATAATCCTTGTCTTGGAGAAGGATTTGCTTCTTTCTGATTTCTGGCGTCCTCTTTACCAggtattattttattgtactGAATGCGTAGCTTATTTTTACATGCACTTTGGCAGACTTGTTTTTTGGAATGGATGTATAAGATATCTGTGCATTATTCTGAAAATTATTTCTGTTTTACAGTGCATGAGTTAATACTTTCTCAGAAACTATGTTTCAGTAGAAACTATAATTTTTAGGACACTTGTTTCCTCAACGTTGGACACAACTTTGTGTGCTTAAATAAACTTACGAGAATACAACATTATACAGATTTACTATTTTTTATCAAGAAACTTACAAGCAGGTGTTTCGTCATtgttttgatatatatatggttCTTTGCAGTGCACACATGCGCCCAAATGtagataaatatataaataaaagattcaCTTATATATGTTATCCTGTCATCATGTCTTTTTGCAGCTGGGATATCGATGCCCTGTCTGTGCCAATACACAACATTCATTTCCATGCCCAATTATAATACAATGTAATTTTACTAATAGATGGTTGCATGACCTAAAAAGCTTGTTTTGAGCATTGTTCATGGGTGCAGTACatgccaaattctttttcaaGGATTTGTTCTAATTACTAATCCTTTTCTCTGCAGCCTCTGGATGTTATACTCTCTCAAGATCATAATCAAATTGTAGCCTTACTGGAATATGTCAGATATGATTTTCGACCTCAAATTCAGCAGTGCTCTATCAAAATCATGAGTATATTAAGGTAAGTCCCTTCTTCCATTCTGTGTTTTGCTTTGTCATCTTGATCTGCTCTGATGGGATCTGATATGGCCCAAAGCTTTATGCATGTAACCTTTTTCAAAAATCGCACAAATATCATATTTTCATGATAAATTTCTAATACACAACATCTGATGGAAGCTTAAATGatgttgtattattattattttgggacACAGTTCTCGCATGGTTGGGCTTGTACAGTTACTGCTAAAATCCAATGCTGGAAGCTGTTTGATTGAGGATTATGCAGCCTGCCTAGAATTACGATCAGAAGCATGCCAGATCACAGAGAACACAAGTGAGGATCCAGGTGTACTGATATTGCAGGTTTGTCCTGTCATTTCCATGATTTCTTCCTATCCAATAGCTATTGTCTTCTTGAATATGCTGACATAGTTTCATTTCTATTTTTACAGCTTCTAGTAGACAATATCAGTCGGCCAGCTCCCAATATCACCCATTTACTACTCAAGTTTGATCTTGACAGCCCCATTGAACGGACTGTATTACAGCCAAAGTTTCATTACAGGTTTAGCTGCTTTAAAGATACCCTAATGGTTTCATGTCTATGTAATCCAATTTCTGTCTAGTGAATTGTGCTCCATAATGTTGTTTGCAGTTGCTTGAAGGTTATTCTTGAAATCTTGGAGAAGCTTTCAAAGCCTGATGTAAATGTGTTACTTCATGAATTCGGTTTTAAGGTTAGATCAAACAGTCTCTACCTCTTTTGGGACATCTCTTCCTTCTTTCTGTTCTCTTTTGGAGCACGCATTTCAttgtttgtttgaatttttccCACGGTTTGTCTTAGAGAATTTCTTGACTATTTGCAGCTCCTTTATGAGTTGTGCCTAGATCCACTGACAGGTGGTCCTACTATGGATCTGTTGAGTAGTAAAAAGTATCAGTTTTTTGTAAAGGTAAAGATGCACTCATCTTTTAATATGTGATGCTCTTGAATAAAACTTTGAAGTGCTGATTGTCTTATCCTAATTGCTGttttcattcttcttttctcataTGCCTTTTATCACAACAGCACCTAGATACAATTGGGGTTGCCCCACTTCCTAAACGGAATAACAACCAGGCGCTTCGCATCAGTTCCCTTCATCAGGTTTCTTCTGTAATTATTTGGTTGTTGTGATATCACACCTTTTGCATCTCTTAGTGAACTTTCCAAAATGCAGAACTGATAGTATAGTGGACGACATATAGTGATTACTTCGTATAGATTGccttatttatttgttgtagaaaaaaaaaaaaaatttattggtAGAGGCAAACATGGGTATGTGAAGGATGAGGCTGTTCTACGTTAGGtgtctttcattttgttttgttgacaTTCATTCTGCATCCTACTGCATCAACAGCCTATGTTTCAAGATCACTCTTTTTCAGTCTTCAAGCCTTAGCCATGACTCATAAATCCTTATAAGCAAATATTTTGGCACATGGGTGGTGTACTTTTGTAGTTCTTTATATTTGTGATGCTTGCTTTCCAGTccataatttaaatattgtttctttcttttttcacttCTCTCTTATTCACAGAGAGCTTGGCTTCTGAGACTGTTAGCCATTGAACTGCATGTTGGTGATGTCAATAGCTCTACTCACCGAGAGGCATGCCTTAGCATCCTTGCGCACCTTTTTGGGCAGGAAAACGTTGAAACTGGAATTGATTTCCTCGCGTCTCATTCCTTTTCTCTTCAAGATGGCATGGAACATGCTGGAACCCGCACTGTTAGTAAGAGTAAGGTATTGTTGATTGCTTAAATGTACATCTGTACCTTAATCTCATGCCACTGTGGGCTAACAAATCTTTTTATCATTAgtaatttcttgttttattattttctgaaaGCTATTCccatttcaagtttttatttatttattttattgattttagGTGTATTTGACAGTGCTAATTATCTTCAATCAACCATGCCTTTATATTAGAGATAATTTCAATTAAgtatttttgaaaatataataGTCTTTATTAGGAATTCTAAGCCGTAAACGATTCTCAATATGTAAAATATGGGGGTCTCTCATCATTACCAATTGGTTTCAGGTTGGATTCTCTAGTATAATAAGTAtctaataatattaatatttagttaaatatcatttctaatttttattttactagTTATGGAAGAGTTAATCTTTGACTTAGCTTCATGCTATAAACAATCAGGGTTGAGGGTGGTCATTATCATAGTAGTAAATATTGTGgttttttaatattgttttcGTTTTAGAACTTTCTGGAGTTTCTGTACAATATCTGTTCTTGCTGTCAGATACAACTTAGATTCTTGTCCATTTCAGGTGTTGGAGTTGCTTGAAGTAGTGCAATTTAAATCCCCAGATACCACAATGAATCTGTCTCCGGTTGTTTCTAATACAAAATATGAATTGTTGGTAATATTCTGTTTTGTAATTGATACTATATTTTAAATTCCTTGACAGTTGACTTGCTGGTAACAGTCTGATCTTTAtatcttattttgtttcaCTTGTGCTGCATTTGGTCAAATATGTTTCTTAGGTGGACGACATACTTAATTATCCTACAACTTCTGGGAAGGGTGGTGTTTATTATTACTCAGAGCGGGGTGATCGATTAATAGACCTTGCTTCATTCCGTGACAAACTTTGGCAGGTTGCTTGATTAAGTTCCAGAAAGTGAATTTATTCCTTAAGTACTAGATGTTAATTGTTTTCATCCCTGAATTGAAAACAGATAGTCCTGTTACtgatttatattgttttttttttcttggtcagAAATTCAGATCTGTTTATCCCCAGTTGAGTAACATTGGAAGTGACGTAGAGCTGAATGATGTAAAAGAAACAATTCAACAGTTGTTGAGATGGGGATGGAAGCACAATAAGAACCTTGAGGAGCAAGCTGCCCAACTACATATGTTAACTGGCTGGTCGCATATTGTTGAGGtctgttcttttctttcataGTTTGCATGATTGAGAAGTCTTCAATTTGGTTTTAGCCTTGAACTACTATTAATTTGTCAGCATTACGTTCACcaatatttgtcatttttcttctttttttttgttggtagaTATCTGCATCCAGAAGGATATCATCACTTGGAAATCGATCTGAAGTTCTATATCAGTATGTCTATTATTGTAatctgtcttcttcttcatttcctATTCCTCTCGTAACACATTGTCTTGCCATTAACAGGGTTCTTGATGCTGCTCTTACTGCTTCTGCTTCTCCAGACTGTTCATTGAAGATGGCAATTATGTTGTGCCAGGTATGACTGATTTATTTTCTGGTCTTACCATGCTGCTTCAATTTGAAAGTTATTGCTAATCtctaatttaaaaacaaaaatttctcaGGTTGCACTGACATGCATGGCAAAGTTAAGAGATGAAAGGTTTTCATTCCCTGGTGGTTTTAATTCTGATAGTTTGGCATGTCTTGATATTATCATGGCAAAACAATTACCCAATGGAGCTTGTCATGCAATCCTGTTTAAGCTTACGTTGGCAATCCTTAGACATGAATCATCAGAAGCCTTAAGGAGACGGTATGGTCCTGTTCAGAATATCTGTTCTGCTGCTTCCATGCTTGTTTAAACTCTTTCATTCTGCATCTGACCTTCTGGAAATTGTTTTCAGGCTATATACTTTGCTTCTTAGCTATTTTCAGTACTGTCAACATATGCTTGATCCAGATGTCCCGTCAACCGTTCTGCAGTTCTTGCTGCTTGATGAACAAGATGGTGATGATATGGAACTCCAGAAGGTGTGTAGTTTCTATCATTTCAATGTATTGCTTTTAATTTGCACTAAATATCATCCGGTGGAAAGAATAGCATTAACAATGGTGATGCTACTTATGTTATTTCCTCAGATCAATCGAGAGCAGGCTGAACTTGCTCGTGCCAATTTCTCTATATTAAGGAAAGCAGCTCAGCCTATTTTGGATTTGGTAAGTGTCTCATTCTTGCCCTGACTTTTTTTATCTAATAGAAAATATAGCTTGATATTTTAGGTTACTCAAGACCAAATATATTGCTAATATGGAAGGAGTTGGATctgaattataatttaaatggAAGAGTTCTTCTGTCGAACATGTTTTTGCTGCTAGGAAGGTTCTGCAGTATTAGGATTATGTAGTTTTGAGTGCATACGCATCACACAGTCATGCATACACAATATAAAATTGTTACTGCTTCCAATATCTTTAATCATTATTACAATGCAAATACTattttccctttattttttaatctttgacatattttccttcaacCATGTATCTTCAGGTAATAAGGGATGCTACTCAAGGCAGTGAACTTGGGAAGCAAATGGCACTCTATGTTTTGGATGCATTGATTTGTGTAGATCATGAAAGATATTTCTTAAGCCAACTTCAAAGCAGGGGTTTCTTAAGATCTTGCTTAATGAGTATCAGCAATTTCTCTCATCAGGTGCTTGTTTAATAAACTATCAAGTCCAATAGCAGGGTGGTTTTGATTGTATGATACTAGGCATTATTAACATCATTAACCTTTATTTGACACGTTCAAGTTTAGCCAACTGTAAGATCTCTTTCGACTTTGGTAAAATGCTTTTCCTTGTTACCTGAAAtccaaattatccaataattCCTGATAAGTTGTTTACTAGAACACATACCCTAGTTTGGGTTGGGAACTGGTGGTCAGCACTGCAGCGGTTCTACTGTATAGGAACTTTTGCTTTGTATTTAACTGCTATATTTACATATAGTGCTTTGTTAATTTTGTAACGCATGGAACAGGCTTTTCATGAACTAATTATAGGACTTTACTGGTCTgaccttatttttaaattttaaacaaatttttagGCAGTTCTGTTTTAGAGAATTTTACACCAGCAGCACTATTACAAGTCTGACCCATATTgacaattgaaaaaaaaaaaaaaaaaactcacttaaaAGGTAACATGAAAGAAACTTTGCCATTTTTTACTGTGTAAAATCCTTTGAGGAAGTAACATATGTGCCCTCCCTAACCGACCTTTTGCAAATTCTTTCACAACCCAATTTTTAGTGTATATGtgagtttgatttgatttgaagtTTGGTGAAGCTATTGTATTTTCTTCTATGATATCGATGTCTTGGTTTGTCATACTATCttctgttgatttttttttcaggtgCTCTTTCACGTTgcttcttttactttttaacTTCACATCTCACATAATTTTGCTAAAAAATTGTTCTAGGATGGTGGACAGCGAGCATACACTCTCGAGGCTGAACTTGCTTTACTACTAAGAACAAGTCACAAATATGGGAAATCTGGAGCTCAGGTTATCTTTTCGATGGGTGCTTTGGAGCATATCGCTTCATGCAGGGCAGTCAACTTTCTCGTAAGTGCTGCttatgtgttttatttatttcaaagaAACACAAACTGCGTTCTGTGCTTATTcagaaaatttcttttatctcATTGCTGAA
Above is a genomic segment from Prunus dulcis chromosome 7, ALMONDv2, whole genome shotgun sequence containing:
- the LOC117634576 gene encoding nuclear pore complex protein NUP205 isoform X3, which gives rise to MVLPKQLLSTVESALLGPSPPSPSQRVELMHAIRNSLSSFQSLLSYPPPKPSDRAQVQSREVRLPDGPPISLDDQDVQIALKLSDDLHLNEIDCVHLLIGANQEWGLMGREPVEVLRLAAGLWYTERRDLLTALYTLLRAIVLDQGLEADLVSDIQKYLENLINNGLRHRLISLIKELNREEPAGLGGPHSEHYVLDSRGALVGRRAVVSRERLILGHCLVLSILVVRTSSKDVKDILFVLKDCAAELSETNNTMKRQITFSLLFSLVIAFISDALSAVPDKASVLSHDASFRHEFHEIVMAAGNDPNVQGFVDSTRLAWAVHLMLIQDAITARDTISSASSRDLGYLQSCLEAIFSNNVFQFILDKVLRTAAYQNDDEDMIYMYNAYLHKLITCFLSHPLARDKVKESKERAMSILSPYRMAGSHDSNLTSPQVSETGPLPFVSLLEFVSEIYQKEPELLSGNDVLWTFVNFAGEDHTNFQTLVAFLNMLSTLVVENGNHLERKNWFSDIEPLFKLLGYENVPPYVKGALRNAITTFVHVSPVLKDTVWSYLEQYDLPVVVGSHAGKSAQPMATQVYDMQFELNEIEARREQYPSTISFLNLLNTLISEERDLSDRGRRFIGIFRFIYDHVFRPFPQRAYANPCEKWQLVVACLQHFHMILSMYDINEEDIDVVADRSQLSTVTQPSPLQMQLPILELLKDFMSGKTVFRNIMGILLPGVNTIITERTNEVYGPLLEKAVQLSLEIIILVLEKDLLLSDFWRPLYQPLDVILSQDHNQIVALLEYVRYDFRPQIQQCSIKIMSILSSRMVGLVQLLLKSNAGSCLIEDYAACLELRSEACQITENTSEDPGVLILQLLVDNISRPAPNITHLLLKFDLDSPIERTVLQPKFHYSCLKVILEILEKLSKPDVNVLLHEFGFKLLYELCLDPLTGGPTMDLLSSKKYQFFVKHLDTIGVAPLPKRNNNQALRISSLHQRAWLLRLLAIELHVGDVNSSTHREACLSILAHLFGQENVETGIDFLASHSFSLQDGMEHAGTRTVSKSKVLELLEVVQFKSPDTTMNLSPVVSNTKYELLVDDILNYPTTSGKGGVYYYSERGDRLIDLASFRDKLWQKFRSVYPQLSNIGSDVELNDVKETIQQLLRWGWKHNKNLEEQAAQLHMLTGWSHIVEISASRRISSLGNRSEVLYQVLDAALTASASPDCSLKMAIMLCQVALTCMAKLRDERFSFPGGFNSDSLACLDIIMAKQLPNGACHAILFKLTLAILRHESSEALRRRLYTLLLSYFQYCQHMLDPDVPSTVLQFLLLDEQDGDDMELQKINREQAELARANFSILRKAAQPILDLVIRDATQGSELGKQMALYVLDALICVDHERYFLSQLQSRGFLRSCLMSISNFSHQDGGQRAYTLEAELALLLRTSHKYGKSGAQVIFSMGALEHIASCRAVNFLGSLRWVGTKHQRDVPVDIKKQRMVITPILRLVFSLLSLVDTSEFFEVKNKVVREVIDFVKGHRSLFDHVLQEDISEADELVMEQINLVVGILSKVWPYEESNECGFVQGLFGLMHALFSRDWESVSSARSVQSVENKRKSELNSFRLCFSLSSYLYFLVTKKSLRLQISDVPPDYNAAVRLQHPTLSLLGSFLTSVTTALERATEEKSLLLNKIRDINEVSRQEVDEIINMFAQQVCMSSSDNIQKRRYIAMVEMCQVVGIRDQLVTLLLPLMEHVLNVFLIHFQDRSLVSDANGSLKAITCGAKSDPGQDISSLCGNLIPTLERLELLSEDKVGHNLKVFRRLLTSLKEMTIQRLGS
- the LOC117634576 gene encoding nuclear pore complex protein NUP205 isoform X1; translated protein: MVLPKQLLSTVESALLGPSPPSPSQRVELMHAIRNSLSSFQSLLSYPPPKPSDRAQVQSREVRLPDGPPISLDDQDVQIALKLSDDLHLNEIDCVHLLIGANQEWGLMGREPVEVLRLAAGLWYTERRDLLTALYTLLRAIVLDQGLEADLVSDIQKYLENLINNGLRHRLISLIKELNREEPAGLGGPHSEHYVLDSRGALVGRRAVVSRERLILGHCLVLSILVVRTSSKDVKDILFVLKDCAAELSETNNTMKRQITFSLLFSLVIAFISDALSAVPDKASVLSHDASFRHEFHEIVMAAGNDPNVQGFVDSTRLAWAVHLMLIQDAITARDTISSASSRDLGYLQSCLEAIFSNNVFQFILDKVLRTAAYQNDDEDMIYMYNAYLHKLITCFLSHPLARDKVKESKERAMSILSPYRMAGSHDSNLTSPQVSETGPLPFVSLLEFVSEIYQKEPELLSGNDVLWTFVNFAGEDHTNFQTLVAFLNMLSTLASSEEGASKVFELLQGKVFRSVGWSTLFDCLSIYDEKFKQSLQIAGAMLPEFPEGDAKALVAYLNVLQKVVENGNHLERKNWFSDIEPLFKLLGYENVPPYVKGALRNAITTFVHVSPVLKDTVWSYLEQYDLPVVVGSHAGKSAQPMATQVYDMQFELNEIEARREQYPSTISFLNLLNTLISEERDLSDRGRRFIGIFRFIYDHVFRPFPQRAYANPCEKWQLVVACLQHFHMILSMYDINEEDIDVVADRSQLSTVTQPSPLQMQLPILELLKDFMSGKTVFRNIMGILLPGVNTIITERTNEVYGPLLEKAVQLSLEIIILVLEKDLLLSDFWRPLYQPLDVILSQDHNQIVALLEYVRYDFRPQIQQCSIKIMSILSSRMVGLVQLLLKSNAGSCLIEDYAACLELRSEACQITENTSEDPGVLILQLLVDNISRPAPNITHLLLKFDLDSPIERTVLQPKFHYSCLKVILEILEKLSKPDVNVLLHEFGFKLLYELCLDPLTGGPTMDLLSSKKYQFFVKHLDTIGVAPLPKRNNNQALRISSLHQRAWLLRLLAIELHVGDVNSSTHREACLSILAHLFGQENVETGIDFLASHSFSLQDGMEHAGTRTVSKSKVLELLEVVQFKSPDTTMNLSPVVSNTKYELLVDDILNYPTTSGKGGVYYYSERGDRLIDLASFRDKLWQKFRSVYPQLSNIGSDVELNDVKETIQQLLRWGWKHNKNLEEQAAQLHMLTGWSHIVEISASRRISSLGNRSEVLYQVLDAALTASASPDCSLKMAIMLCQVALTCMAKLRDERFSFPGGFNSDSLACLDIIMAKQLPNGACHAILFKLTLAILRHESSEALRRRLYTLLLSYFQYCQHMLDPDVPSTVLQFLLLDEQDGDDMELQKINREQAELARANFSILRKAAQPILDLVIRDATQGSELGKQMALYVLDALICVDHERYFLSQLQSRGFLRSCLMSISNFSHQDGGQRAYTLEAELALLLRTSHKYGKSGAQVIFSMGALEHIASCRAVNFLGSLRWVGTKHQRDVPVDIKKQRMVITPILRLVFSLLSLVDTSEFFEVKNKVVREVIDFVKGHRSLFDHVLQEDISEADELVMEQINLVVGILSKVWPYEESNECGFVQGLFGLMHALFSRDWESVSSARSVQSVENKRKSELNSFRLCFSLSSYLYFLVTKKSLRLQISDVPPDYNAAVRLQHPTLSLLGSFLTSVTTALERATEEKSLLLNKIRDINEVSRQEVDEIINMFAQQVCMSSSDNIQKRRYIAMVEMCQVVGIRDQLVTLLLPLMEHVLNVFLIHFQDRSLVSDANGSLKAITCGAKSDPGQDISSLCGNLIPTLERLELLSEDKVGHNLKVFRRLLTSLKEMTIQRLGS